One genomic segment of Linepithema humile isolate Giens D197 chromosome 5, Lhum_UNIL_v1.0, whole genome shotgun sequence includes these proteins:
- the ND-24 gene encoding NADH dehydrogenase [ubiquinone] flavoprotein 2, mitochondrial codes for MLTSLRRACELLASRNIRGVQTTAIRASDQLFVHRDSEHDNPNIPFEFNEANKKRIEALLAIYPEGHKRGAMIPLLDLAQRQHGWLPISAMHKVAEILEVPNMRVYEVATFYTMFNRKPMGKYHVQICTCTPCWLRDSDSIVKAVTKATNCEIGNTSADKLFTISEVECLGACANAPMFQVNDDYYEDLTAETATTVINALKKGERPPPGPQNCPRFAADPAGGLTSLTSPPPGPGFGIRSDL; via the exons ATGTTGACGTCCTTACGTCGAGCTTGCGAGCTCCTT gcTTCAAGAAATATTAGGGGAGTGCAAACAACAGCAATTCGTGCATCAGATCAGCTATTTGTT cACAGAGATAGCGAGCATGACAATCCTAATATACCATTTGAGTTTAATGAGGCAAATAAAAAGCGGATTGAAGCACTACTCGCAATTTATCCCGAAGGTCATAAACGTGGTGCTATGATACCTCTATTGGATCTAGCGCAGAGGCAACATGGCTGGTTACCTATTTCTGCTATGCATAAAGTCGCCGAAATATTGGAAGTGCCAAACATGAGAGTGTATGAAGTTGCCACATTCTATACAATGTTTAATCGTAAGCCCATGGGCAAGTATCATGTACAGATTTGTACCTGTACACCATGCTGGTTGAGAGATTCCGATTCAATAGTCAAGGCTGTGACAAAGGCCACAAATTGCGAAATCGGTAACACATCTGCGGACAAACTGTTTACAATTTCAGAAGTGGAATGTCTTGGCGCTTGCGCTAATGCTCCAATGTTCCAAGTGAATGATGATTATTAT gaGGATTTGACTGCAGAAACTGCAACGACTGTAATAAATGCTTTAAAGAAGGGTGAAAGACCTCCACCCGGTCCACAGAATTGTCCTAGATTTGCAGCTGATCCTGCTGGTGGACTCACATCATTAACAAGTCCACCACCGGGTCCTGGATTTGGTATTAGATCAGAcctgtaa
- the Pms2 gene encoding mismatch repair endonuclease PMS2 → MNETMEDPVATTEKSKKIEAINKETIHHICSGQVVLDLAIAVKELVENSLDSNATVIDVKLTDYGKTCISVSDNGTGILEQDFEALSLKHHTSKLREFTDLTEVNTFGFRGEALSSLCALSELSIVTKHSLSQHGFKLDFDKNGILTKKEPCAREKGTTVHVRNIFKNLPVRAKEFQKNLKKEYARTIQVLYSYCLVSTNIKITCFNLIAGKSPNLVVATRNTDSILDNVNSVFGKKSIDGIVKIELQPPDETALQEYNLPNDATIDFDWECYVSTCDHAVGRSSPDRQFFYVNGRPCDLTKVSRLINNVYHKYNNKQYPFVFLNIKLNRQCADVNVTPDKRTIFFTQERLILTTLKFNLTTRWDKLQGNFAAKSLTELNFSLKRTGSPNYASPPAKKLQISPSMSHIAKDDVIKISIKSMKKTVDTKMVINLAIIKEKFREKENIVRTSANTEKRIKYRVQMEANQGEAEKELQRELTKDSFDKMEVIGQFNLGFIIARLENDLFIIDQHATDEKFRFEKLNNETKLKTQKLIVPKSLNFSALNETILIEHQQTFEDNGFTFSINEQAEPGKKIELVGMPVSGNWQFGQEDIEELAFLIREAGNENKEKHIYRPSRVSQMLASRACRSAIMIGTALNTNEMQRLIMQMTQMQNPWNCPHGRPTIRHLLSLLLINK, encoded by the exons ATGAATGAAACGATGGAAGATCCTGTTGCAACAACCGAAAAGTCAAAAAAGATAGAAgctataaataaagaaacaatcCATCATATCTGTTCTGGCCAG gtGGTGCTTGATCTTGCAATCGCTGTTAAAGAGTTGGTGGAGAATAGTTTGGACAGTAATGCTACGGTGATTGATGTCAAACTTACTGATTATGGTAAAACATGCATCAGTGTCAGTGATAATGGTACTGGTATTTTGGAACAGGACTTTGAAGCTTTAA GTTTGAAACATCATACTTCCAAGCTTCGGGAATTCACGGATTTAACTGAAGTAAACACATTTGGCTTTCGTGGTGAAGCATTAAGTTCACTGTGTGCTTTATCTGAATTGAGTATTGTCACCAAACATTCCTTGAGCCAGCATGGCTTTAAGttagattttgataaaaatggtATACTTACGAAGAAGGAACCGTGTGCTAGAGAAAAGGGAACCACAGTACACGtgagaaatatattcaaaaatttaccTGTAAGAGCGAAAGAGTTTCAAAAGAATTTGAAGAAAGAGTATGCGCGTACTATCCAAGTCTTGTATAGTTACTGTCTGGTTTCCACAAACATTAAGATTACGTGTTTCAATTTGATAGCAGGCAAATCGCCTAATCTTGTAGTAGCCACCAGAAATACTGACAGCATACTGGATAATGTAAATTCTGTATTTGGCAAAAAGTCTATAGATGGGATTGTTAAAATCGAATTGCAACCTCCGGACGAAACAGCATTACAAGAATACAATTTGCCTAATGATGCTACTATAGATTTTGACTGGGAATGTTATGTGAGCACTTGTGATCATGCAGTTGGGCGTTCTTCGCCCGATCGACAATTTTTCTATGTGAACGGTCGACCGTGTGATCTCACGAAAGTCAGTAGATTGATAAACAATGTGTaccacaaatataataataagcaGTATCCATTTGTCTTTCTGAATATCAAGTTAAATCGACAGTGTGCCGACGTTAACGTTACTCCCGATAAAAGAACTATATTCTTCACGCAAGAACGTCTCATATTAACGacattaaagtttaatttaacaaCAAGATGGGACAAACTGCAAGGGAATTTTGCAGCTAAAAGTTTGacggaattaaattttagcttGAAGAGAACAGGCTCGCCTAATTATGCGTCCCCGCCAgctaaaaaattgcaaatatcacCTTCAATGTCGCATATAGCAAAAGatgatgttattaaaattagtattaaatcaatgaaaaaaacTGTGGATACAAAAATGGTGATAAATCtagcaataataaaagaaaaatttagagaaaaagaaaatattgttagGACATCTGCCAATacagagaaaagaataaaatatagagtGCAAATGGAAGCTAATCAAGGTGAAGCTGAAAAGGAATTGCAAAGAGAATTGACAAAAGATTCGTTTGATAAG atggAGGTAATAGGTCAGTTTAATCTTGGTTTCATAATAGCTCGCCTGGAGAATGATCTCTTTATCATTGATCAACATGCTACTGACGAAAAATTTCGCTTCGAGAAACTTAACAACGAAACGAAATTAAAAACCCAAAAGCTTATTGTGCCAAAGTCGCTAAACTTTTCTGCACTAAATGAAACGATACTTATAGAACATCAACAAACATTCGAAGATAATGGATTTACTTTCAGTATCAATGAACAAG CTGAACCTGGAAAAAAGATAGAATTAGTGGGAATGCCTGTTAGCGGTAATTGGCAGTTTGGTCAAGAGGACATAGAAGAATTAGCATTTCTCATTAGAGAAGCAGGCAACGAAAACAAAGAGAAGCATATATATCGTCCGAGTCGTGTCAGTCAAATGTTAGCATCCAGAGCATGTCGCAGCGCAATTATGATTGGCACAGCTTTAAATACTAATGAAATGCAGAGGCTAATAATGCAAATGACGCAAATGCAGAATCCATGGAATTGTCCGCATGGAAGGCCCACCATAAGACACTTGTTGTCTTTAttgctaataaataaatga
- the Sbat gene encoding N-alpha-acetyltransferase 38, NatC auxiliary subunit: MKETVHNLSNVVNNERIHGNGEAIVPEESPAKQKLRSWLNRHLRIEMTDGRVLRGAFLCTDRDANVILGSCTEYLSTEHTEARVLGLVMVPGRHIVSIHLDV; this comes from the exons ATGAAGGAGACAGTGCATAATTTAAGTAACGTTGTAAATAACGAACGTATCCATGGGAATGGAGAG GCAATTGTTCCGGAGGAATCACCAGCAAAGCAGAAATTAAGAAGTTGGTTAAACCGACATTTACGAATTGAGATGACTGATGGAAGGGTTCTAAGAGGAGCATTCTTATGTACTGATCGCGATGCCAATGTTATTTTGGGTTCATGTACTGAATATCTATCTACAGAGCACACAGAAGCTAGAGTTTTAGGCTTGGTAATGGTACCTGGTCGACACATTGTTTCAATACATCTAGATGTTTGA
- the LOC105677511 gene encoding transmembrane protein 50A has protein sequence MTSCFENMQVPSCVWFEGGEKRNALVSMLAGTLFFVGWWFIIDAHAKYPDEMSNAYHVCGVFGTISLFMVNSVTNAQIRGEAYNGGCLGARGARSWLFIGFVMGFAAVIAACWILFANFVAAGAPHHWPGVGLFLQNVFIFLGSLTYKFGRSEDQWG, from the exons ATGACATCCTGCTTCGAGAACATGCAAGTGCCGTCTTGTGTTTGGTTCGAAGGCGGCGAGAAGAGAAATGCACTTGTTTCTATGCTTGCAGGCACATTG TTTTTTGTAGGATGGTGGTTTATAATCGATGCACATGCAAAATATCCAGATGAAATGTCAAATGCTTATCATGTATGTGGAGTGTTTGGTACTATATCACTTTTTAT GGTTAATTCAGTGACAAATGCACAAATAAGAGGAGAAGCATACAATGGTGGCTGTTTAGGAGCAAGAGGCGCTAGGAGTTGGCTATTTATTGGATTTGTTATGGGATTTGCAGCGGTAATAGCAGCCTGTTGGATTTTATTTGCCAATTTTGTGGCTGCAG gtgCACCACATCATTGGCCAGGTGTTGGattgtttttgcaaaatgtatttattttcttggGCTCTCTCACATATAAATTTGGTCGATCAGAAGATCAATGgggttaa
- the Grp170 gene encoding hypoxia up-regulated protein 1 isoform X1, producing MGFSQRNMSIASLALLIIATFIGISEEIAVMSIDIGSEWMKVAIVSPGVPMEIALNKESKRKTPVAIAFRDGERSFGEDAQVVGVRFPQNTFSYILDLLGKPIDNPLVQLYQKRFPYYDIIADDERKTIAFRLNKNTTYTPEELLAQILHKGKEMAEASAHQKVNEAVITVPGFFNQAERRALIQAAELADLKVLQLINDYTAVALNYGVFGRTQINDSAHYIMFYDMGASSTTATIVSYQNMKTKERGFVETNPYVTVLGVGYDRTLGGLEMQIRLQNYLAKEFDALKKTPNSVFNSPRAMAKLFKEAGRVKTVLSANADHFAQIESLIDDIDFRLQVTREKLEEICADLFERVANPVKIALETSALTMDVMSHVVLVGAGTRMPKVQEALSQYVKTELSKNVNTDEAAALGAAYKAADLSKGFKVKKFVTRDAVLFPIQIIFDRTVENKVKQVRKTLFSRMNPFPQKKIITFNKHTEDFDFHVNYAELDYLPANEIISIGNLNISSISLSGVAEALEKHAKESAESKGVKAHFNMDDSGILNLLNIELVSEKPSTTVDEEEGTFSILGSTISKFFAGSNEKSIEKPEEPPKEDIKPVHEEPESSEPPKDAEEKKKNETKVNEDKAANKTEKTDKEKKSTIIQIKEPISSSEIKLGSQILSGEKLTESQDKIYRLNVHDSEKTRRETALNNLESYVIDAQQKLDSEEYSTAATDKEAEEIRKACAETSDWLYEDGFTATAEVYEEKLMELQKLTNDVYERVSEHRDRPEVLKGMVSLLNGSALFLENMRNLSLTTEIITPVEVETLEKTINETQDYYETILKSFAETPLNEPVKYKARHIANKMELLDREIKYLLNKVKIWRPKQESTANQTTDNKAEQTVEENEEVPTESDTTKDESAKEETADNTAGQESEATDTTQEPLVVPESEEPRLSGEPVQDDEHQEL from the exons ATGGGATTTTCGCAGAGAAATATGTCGATAGCGTCATTAGCCTTACTCATCATTGCAACTTTCATCGGCATTAGCGAGGAAATTGCCGTTATGAGTATCGATATTGGCAGTGAATGGATGAAGGTCGCTATTGTTTCg CCTGGTGTTCCTATGGAGATAGCTTTAAATAAGGAGTCAAAGAGAAAAACACCGGTTGCTATTGCATTCAGAGATGGTGAAAGATCTTTTGGCGAGGATGCTCAAGTGGTTGGAGTAAGATTTCCTCAGAACACCTTCTCTTATATCCTAGATCTTCTAGGAAAGCCTATAGACAATCCGCTAGTACAACTTTATCAGAAAAGGTTTCcttattatgatattatagCCGAtgatgaaagaaaaacaatagcGTTtagattaaacaaaaatacaacATATACCCCAGAGGAGTTACTTGCACAAATATTGCACAAAGGCAAGGAGATGGCTGAAGCTTCGGCTCATCAGAAGGTCAACGAAGCTGTTATCACTGTGCCAGGATTCTTTAATCAGGCGGAGAGAAGGGCTCTAATTCAAGCTGCGGAACTTGCCGACTTGAAAGTATTACAGCTTATAAATGATTACACAGCAGTCGCTTTGAATTATGGCGTGTTTGGCAGaacacaaataaatgattctgCGCATTACATTATGTTCTATGACATGGGGGCCAGTAGTACTACTGCCACAATTGTTAGCTATCAAAATATGAAGACAAAGGAGAGAGGCTTTGTTGAAACCAATCCTTATGTTACTGTCCTGGGTGTAGGATACGACCGTACACTTGGTGGATTAGAAATGCAAATCAGATTACAGAATTATTTAGCTAAGGAATTTGATGCTCTGAAGAAGACGCCAAATTCAGTATTCAACAGTCCAAGAGCAATGGCAAAGCTCTTCAAAGAAGCTGGACGTGTCAAAACTGTTCTCAGTGCTAATGCAGATCACTTTGCGCAGATAGAAAGTCTAATAGATGACATTGACTTCAGATTGCAAGTCACAAGAGAAAAGTTAGAAGAAATATGTGCTGATTTATTTGAACGTGTAGCAAATCCTGTGAAAATTGCCTTAGAAACTTCAG CTTTGACAATGGATGTTATGTCACATGTTGTATTAGTCGGAGCAGGTACTCGCATGCCAAAGGTACAAGAGGCATTGTCCCAATATGTAAAGACAGAATTGTCAAAGAATGTAAATACAGATGAGGCGGCTGCTTTAGGAGCTGCGTATAAAGCGGCTGATCTTAGCAAAGGTTTCAAAgtcaaaaaatttgttactaGAGATGCCGTGTTGTTCccgattcaaataatttttgataggACTGTTGAAAATAAGGTGAAACAG GTAAGGAAGACTTTATTTAGCAGGATGAATCCTTTCCcacaaaagaaaattattacatttaataagcATACAGAAGATTTTGATTTTCACGTGAATTATGCCGAGTTAGATTATTTACCTGCTAATGAGATAAT ttctattggcaatttaaatatatcttctatATCACTGAGTGGCGTAGCTGAAGCTTTAGAAAAACATGCGAAGGAAAGCGCTGAAAGTAAAGGAGTCAAAGCGCACTTTAACATGGATGATAGTGGCATACTGAACTTACTGAATATAGAATTAGTTTCCGAAAAACCGAGCACTACTGTTGACGAAGAAGAGGGTACTTTCTCAATACTTGGCTCAACTATTAGTAAATTCTTTGCAG GTTCAAATGAGAAATCAATAGAAAAGCCAGAGGAACCACCGAAAGAAGATATAAAACCAGTACATGAAGAACCGGAATCTTCAGAACCGCCAAAGGACgcagaggaaaaaaagaagaatgagACAAAAGTGAACGAAGATAAAGCTGCAAATAAGACCGAGAAAACagacaaagaaaagaaatctaCCATCATTCAAATTAAGGAACCTATCAGTTCaagtgaaattaaattaggaTCACAAATCTTATCTGGTGAAAAACTTACGGAATCTCAAGACAA gatATATCGTTTAAATGTACATGATTCGGAGAAAACACGTCGCGAGACCGCACTGAATAATCTCGAATCATATGTAATCGATGCACAACAAAAGCTTGATTCGGAAGAATACTCGACTGCAGCTACTGACAAGGAAGCTGAAGAGATTCGCAAAGCGTGCGCAGAAACGTCTGATTGGTTGTACGAGGATGGATTTACTGCGACTGCGGAAGTGTACGAAGAAAAGTTGATGGAATTGCAAAAGTTAACCAATGATGTTTATGAAAGAGTCTCCGAACACCGAGATCGTCCGGAAGTTCTGAAGGGAATGGTTTCATTACTTAATGGTAGTGCATTGTTTCTGGAAAATATGCGCAACTTGAGTTTAACGACTGAGATTATTACACCAGTTGAAGTTGAGACGTTAGAAAAAACGATCAATGAGACACAG GATTATTATGAAACTATCCTTAAATCATTTGCGGAGACACCACTAAACGAGCCAGTGAAATACAAAGCTCGTCATATCGCGAATAAAATGGAGTTACTTGacagagaaattaaatatcttctaaacaaagttaaaatttgGAGGCCAAAGCAGGAATCCACGGCGAATCAAACGACAGATAATAAGGCTGAGCAAACCGtagaagaaaatgaagaagTTCCAACTGAATCTGACACTACAAAAGATGAATCTGCAAAAGAAGAAACAGCGGATAATACAGCAGGACAAGAATCGGAAGCGACAGACACTACGCAGGAGCCATTGGTTGTACCGGAAAGCGAAGAACCGCGATTAAGTGGTGAGCCAGTTCAGGACGATGAGCATCaagaactataa
- the Zfrp8 gene encoding programmed cell death protein 2 isoform X2 yields the protein MTVELGFIKKSEPWQLESRFFPSKAGGKPAWLDLKHLPDKSDLECEYCSDPCLFLCQVYAPYEEDANAFHRTIYIFICKNAGCCKPNQSGNLKVFRSQLGRDNIFYPIGAPVDQENWGKDIDISLWTKTCRVCGILAHSRCAKCKVTNYCCRGHQTYDWKNGHKYTCGIKENNDNSFLFPQYEITITFDDSDEEDMEQGDLKTEQIEIEKYNEMVRNDKAGTLQHENVNDDLLQMASNEKDETFTEFRMKIDNYPDQILRYDRGGKILYISSHNQVTNIPKCPECDGDRQFEFQIMPQLLNFLNFKDIVNCLDWGILAVFTCKKSCIPKDKYVKEYIWKQDIVQEETESKINQDR from the exons ATGACAGTTGAATTAGGTTTCATAAAGAAATCCGAGCCGTGGCAATTGGAGAGCAGATTTTTTCCCAGTAAAGCAGGTGGTAAACCAGCCTGGCTCGATTTGAAACATCTTCCTGATAAAAGTGACCTGGAGTGCGAGTATTGCAGTGATCCTTGCTTATTTCTATGCCAGGTCTATGCACCATACGAAGAAGATGCCAATGCATTTCACAggactatttatatttttatatgtaaaaatgcaGGCTGCTGCAAACCGAATCAAAGTGgaaatttgaaagtttttcGATCACAGTTGGGCAGAGACAACATTTTTTATCCAATTGGAGCACCTGTTGATCAGGAGAATTGGGGAAAAGATATTG ATATATCATTATGGACCAAAACATGTCGCGTATGTGGGATTTTGGCACATAGTCGATGTGCCAAATGTAAAGTTACTAATTATTGTTGTCGTGGGCATCAAACATATGATTGGAAGAATGgacataaatatacatgtggcattaaagaaaataatgacaaCAGTTTTTTGTTTCCCCAATATGAAATTACAATAACATTCGATGATTCTGATGAAGAAGATATGGAGCAAGGTGATTTAAAAACTGAACAGatagaaattgaaaagtataatGAGATGGTCCGGAATGATAAAGCTGGAACTCTTCAACATGAAAATGTTAATGATGATTTACTACAGATGGCTAGTAATGAAAAGGATGAAACATTTACAGAGTTTCGTATGAAAATAGACAATTACCCAGATCAGATTTTAag GTATGACAGAGgaggaaaaattttatatatttcgtcaCATAATCAAGTAACAAATATACCAAAATGTCCAGAATGCGATGGTGATAGGCAATTTGAATTTCAA atAATGCCACAGCTATTAAATTTCCTCAATTTCAAAGACATTGTCAATTGCCTTGATTGGGGAATATTGGCTGTTTTTACTTGTAAAAAATCTTGTATAcctaaagataaatatgtaaaagaatatatatggAAGCAAGACATTGTACAAGAAGAAACagaatctaaaataaatcaagacagataa
- the Grp170 gene encoding hypoxia up-regulated protein 1 isoform X2, whose product MGFSQRNMSIASLALLIIATFIGISEEIAVMSIDIGSEWMKVAIVSPGVPMEIALNKESKRKTPVAIAFRDGERSFGEDAQVVGVRFPQNTFSYILDLLGKPIDNPLVQLYQKRFPYYDIIADDERKTIAFRLNKNTTYTPEELLAQILHKGKEMAEASAHQKVNEAVITVPGFFNQAERRALIQAAELADLKVLQLINDYTAVALNYGVFGRTQINDSAHYIMFYDMGASSTTATIVSYQNMKTKERGFVETNPYVTVLGVGYDRTLGGLEMQIRLQNYLAKEFDALKKTPNSVFNSPRAMAKLFKEAGRVKTVLSANADHFAQIESLIDDIDFRLQVTREKLEEICADLFERVANPVKIALETSALTMDVMSHVVLVGAGTRMPKVQEALSQYVKTELSKNVNTDEAAALGAAYKAADLSKGFKVKKFVTRDAVLFPIQIIFDRTVENKVKQVRKTLFSRMNPFPQKKIITFNKHTEDFDFHVNYAELDYLPANEIISIGNLNISSISLSGVAEALEKHAKESAESKGVKAHFNMDDSGILNLLNIELVSEKPSTTVDEEEGSNEKSIEKPEEPPKEDIKPVHEEPESSEPPKDAEEKKKNETKVNEDKAANKTEKTDKEKKSTIIQIKEPISSSEIKLGSQILSGEKLTESQDKIYRLNVHDSEKTRRETALNNLESYVIDAQQKLDSEEYSTAATDKEAEEIRKACAETSDWLYEDGFTATAEVYEEKLMELQKLTNDVYERVSEHRDRPEVLKGMVSLLNGSALFLENMRNLSLTTEIITPVEVETLEKTINETQDYYETILKSFAETPLNEPVKYKARHIANKMELLDREIKYLLNKVKIWRPKQESTANQTTDNKAEQTVEENEEVPTESDTTKDESAKEETADNTAGQESEATDTTQEPLVVPESEEPRLSGEPVQDDEHQEL is encoded by the exons ATGGGATTTTCGCAGAGAAATATGTCGATAGCGTCATTAGCCTTACTCATCATTGCAACTTTCATCGGCATTAGCGAGGAAATTGCCGTTATGAGTATCGATATTGGCAGTGAATGGATGAAGGTCGCTATTGTTTCg CCTGGTGTTCCTATGGAGATAGCTTTAAATAAGGAGTCAAAGAGAAAAACACCGGTTGCTATTGCATTCAGAGATGGTGAAAGATCTTTTGGCGAGGATGCTCAAGTGGTTGGAGTAAGATTTCCTCAGAACACCTTCTCTTATATCCTAGATCTTCTAGGAAAGCCTATAGACAATCCGCTAGTACAACTTTATCAGAAAAGGTTTCcttattatgatattatagCCGAtgatgaaagaaaaacaatagcGTTtagattaaacaaaaatacaacATATACCCCAGAGGAGTTACTTGCACAAATATTGCACAAAGGCAAGGAGATGGCTGAAGCTTCGGCTCATCAGAAGGTCAACGAAGCTGTTATCACTGTGCCAGGATTCTTTAATCAGGCGGAGAGAAGGGCTCTAATTCAAGCTGCGGAACTTGCCGACTTGAAAGTATTACAGCTTATAAATGATTACACAGCAGTCGCTTTGAATTATGGCGTGTTTGGCAGaacacaaataaatgattctgCGCATTACATTATGTTCTATGACATGGGGGCCAGTAGTACTACTGCCACAATTGTTAGCTATCAAAATATGAAGACAAAGGAGAGAGGCTTTGTTGAAACCAATCCTTATGTTACTGTCCTGGGTGTAGGATACGACCGTACACTTGGTGGATTAGAAATGCAAATCAGATTACAGAATTATTTAGCTAAGGAATTTGATGCTCTGAAGAAGACGCCAAATTCAGTATTCAACAGTCCAAGAGCAATGGCAAAGCTCTTCAAAGAAGCTGGACGTGTCAAAACTGTTCTCAGTGCTAATGCAGATCACTTTGCGCAGATAGAAAGTCTAATAGATGACATTGACTTCAGATTGCAAGTCACAAGAGAAAAGTTAGAAGAAATATGTGCTGATTTATTTGAACGTGTAGCAAATCCTGTGAAAATTGCCTTAGAAACTTCAG CTTTGACAATGGATGTTATGTCACATGTTGTATTAGTCGGAGCAGGTACTCGCATGCCAAAGGTACAAGAGGCATTGTCCCAATATGTAAAGACAGAATTGTCAAAGAATGTAAATACAGATGAGGCGGCTGCTTTAGGAGCTGCGTATAAAGCGGCTGATCTTAGCAAAGGTTTCAAAgtcaaaaaatttgttactaGAGATGCCGTGTTGTTCccgattcaaataatttttgataggACTGTTGAAAATAAGGTGAAACAG GTAAGGAAGACTTTATTTAGCAGGATGAATCCTTTCCcacaaaagaaaattattacatttaataagcATACAGAAGATTTTGATTTTCACGTGAATTATGCCGAGTTAGATTATTTACCTGCTAATGAGATAAT ttctattggcaatttaaatatatcttctatATCACTGAGTGGCGTAGCTGAAGCTTTAGAAAAACATGCGAAGGAAAGCGCTGAAAGTAAAGGAGTCAAAGCGCACTTTAACATGGATGATAGTGGCATACTGAACTTACTGAATATAGAATTAGTTTCCGAAAAACCGAGCACTACTGTTGACGAAGAAGAGG GTTCAAATGAGAAATCAATAGAAAAGCCAGAGGAACCACCGAAAGAAGATATAAAACCAGTACATGAAGAACCGGAATCTTCAGAACCGCCAAAGGACgcagaggaaaaaaagaagaatgagACAAAAGTGAACGAAGATAAAGCTGCAAATAAGACCGAGAAAACagacaaagaaaagaaatctaCCATCATTCAAATTAAGGAACCTATCAGTTCaagtgaaattaaattaggaTCACAAATCTTATCTGGTGAAAAACTTACGGAATCTCAAGACAA gatATATCGTTTAAATGTACATGATTCGGAGAAAACACGTCGCGAGACCGCACTGAATAATCTCGAATCATATGTAATCGATGCACAACAAAAGCTTGATTCGGAAGAATACTCGACTGCAGCTACTGACAAGGAAGCTGAAGAGATTCGCAAAGCGTGCGCAGAAACGTCTGATTGGTTGTACGAGGATGGATTTACTGCGACTGCGGAAGTGTACGAAGAAAAGTTGATGGAATTGCAAAAGTTAACCAATGATGTTTATGAAAGAGTCTCCGAACACCGAGATCGTCCGGAAGTTCTGAAGGGAATGGTTTCATTACTTAATGGTAGTGCATTGTTTCTGGAAAATATGCGCAACTTGAGTTTAACGACTGAGATTATTACACCAGTTGAAGTTGAGACGTTAGAAAAAACGATCAATGAGACACAG GATTATTATGAAACTATCCTTAAATCATTTGCGGAGACACCACTAAACGAGCCAGTGAAATACAAAGCTCGTCATATCGCGAATAAAATGGAGTTACTTGacagagaaattaaatatcttctaaacaaagttaaaatttgGAGGCCAAAGCAGGAATCCACGGCGAATCAAACGACAGATAATAAGGCTGAGCAAACCGtagaagaaaatgaagaagTTCCAACTGAATCTGACACTACAAAAGATGAATCTGCAAAAGAAGAAACAGCGGATAATACAGCAGGACAAGAATCGGAAGCGACAGACACTACGCAGGAGCCATTGGTTGTACCGGAAAGCGAAGAACCGCGATTAAGTGGTGAGCCAGTTCAGGACGATGAGCATCaagaactataa